One window of Phycisphaeraceae bacterium genomic DNA carries:
- a CDS encoding DinB family protein: MAHAHTPTDDSACCTKSAALLDPPTIQDIKSLSYQDLLRRYARGVEVFDRRVFELSQDQLDHCFLPEPDGSEGVGRWSVRMLLGHCADAEMVLTMRIRRAIGEDGPVVEMWDENAFIDSGIYAGRSSADPGERLGHAAGATPPPVAGFVAVIHTLRRWMVEQFLALDESVLERTVMHPERGATSARTFLVYNVYHLERHAAFCNRKIERFLGPLIDEPIPAGGCGAGCACAAKNAEASA; this comes from the coding sequence ATGGCCCATGCCCACACACCCACAGACGACAGCGCCTGCTGCACAAAGTCCGCAGCCCTTCTTGATCCGCCAACCATCCAGGACATCAAATCGCTCTCGTATCAGGATCTGCTGCGCCGATACGCCCGTGGTGTCGAGGTGTTTGATCGACGTGTGTTCGAGCTCTCGCAGGACCAGCTCGACCACTGCTTCCTTCCAGAACCTGACGGCTCTGAGGGCGTTGGCCGCTGGTCGGTGCGCATGCTGCTCGGGCATTGTGCTGACGCGGAAATGGTGCTGACAATGCGCATCCGTCGTGCGATCGGTGAGGATGGTCCGGTCGTTGAGATGTGGGACGAGAACGCATTTATTGACTCCGGCATCTACGCGGGAAGATCCAGCGCAGACCCGGGCGAACGCTTGGGGCATGCTGCAGGCGCAACACCACCGCCGGTCGCGGGATTCGTCGCGGTCATACACACACTCCGCCGATGGATGGTCGAGCAGTTTCTCGCACTCGATGAATCCGTTCTTGAGCGCACTGTCATGCACCCGGAGCGCGGCGCAACAAGCGCGCGCACGTTCCTTGTTTACAACGTCTATCACCTCGAGCGCCATGCAGCGTTCTGCAATCGAAAGATCGAGCGGTTCCTTGGCCCGTTGATCGATGAGCCGATACCCGCTGGCGGCTGCGGCGCAGGATGCGCGTGCGCAGCAAAGAACGCCGAGGCCAGCGCGTGA
- a CDS encoding acyl-CoA thioesterase, whose amino-acid sequence MGKRSTKKPSGTTPPQKRDAAECGCTHEDRTLALRVMTLTRDTNQYGTIFGGIILSYIDQAGFVEARRHGRHRWVTASVDRVDFHQPVHLGDVVNCYACTTRLGRTSVTVCVDVEAERYETGETVRVTTAMLTMVAVDAQGRSIPFSSPPTIGVDE is encoded by the coding sequence ATGGGAAAACGATCGACGAAGAAGCCATCAGGAACGACTCCACCACAGAAGCGGGATGCTGCTGAGTGTGGCTGCACACACGAGGATCGCACGCTGGCCCTGCGCGTGATGACGCTGACACGCGATACAAACCAGTACGGCACGATCTTCGGTGGCATCATCCTCTCGTATATCGATCAGGCTGGGTTTGTCGAGGCGCGCAGGCACGGCAGACACAGATGGGTGACCGCGTCCGTCGATCGCGTTGATTTTCATCAGCCGGTGCATCTGGGAGATGTGGTAAACTGCTATGCGTGCACGACGAGGCTGGGCCGCACAAGCGTGACCGTGTGTGTCGATGTCGAGGCTGAGCGCTACGAGACAGGCGAGACAGTACGCGTGACCACAGCAATGCTGACAATGGTTGCTGTCGACGCGCAGGGTAGGTCGATTCCGTTCAGCTCTCCCCCCACTATCGGAGTTGACGAGTAA
- a CDS encoding phosphoribosylglycinamide formyltransferase, whose protein sequence is MAHESEHHPARLAVFLSGSGRTLVNLADAIDRGELDAEIGLVVASRQCLGYDRARERNLPARVEQGVIPERRLVQLLDSSRIDWVVLAGYLKLLPIPARYVGRVVNIHPALLPRHGGPGMYGDRVHQAVLNSGDTETGCTVHLCDSEYDMGRILLQRRCAVLPGDTVRMLADRVFSLETEAYPEALRMLIEGRV, encoded by the coding sequence ATGGCGCACGAGTCTGAGCATCATCCGGCTCGTCTTGCGGTGTTCCTTTCCGGATCGGGACGCACACTGGTAAATCTTGCTGATGCGATCGATCGTGGCGAGCTAGATGCTGAGATCGGGCTCGTTGTGGCGTCTCGCCAGTGCCTTGGATATGACCGGGCGCGTGAGCGCAATCTGCCAGCACGAGTCGAGCAAGGTGTTATCCCCGAGCGAAGGCTGGTGCAACTGCTTGATTCATCGCGCATCGACTGGGTGGTGCTGGCGGGGTACCTCAAGCTGCTGCCGATTCCGGCGCGATATGTTGGCAGAGTTGTCAATATCCATCCAGCGCTGCTCCCGCGTCATGGCGGGCCTGGAATGTATGGCGATCGCGTGCATCAGGCGGTGCTCAACTCCGGTGATACTGAGACGGGATGCACAGTGCATCTGTGCGACTCGGAGTACGACATGGGACGGATTCTCCTCCAGCGTCGGTGTGCGGTCCTGCCGGGGGACACAGTGCGTATGCTGGCCGATCGTGTCTTTTCGCTAGAGACCGAGGCGTATCCAGAGGCGCTGCGGATGCTTATTGAGGGCAGGGTCTAA
- a CDS encoding CPBP family intramembrane metalloprotease, which translates to MTDEHRDDIPAPDAPDREHLPALKDERPDVRAMHFPRSGAHRQPGVRWAAAAIAFTAAILILLQNINIFPTPQIEETEPESLIVSPQLTDPVLISSKLMLGAFELPFLDADTKETINKLVFAEESQQDLSAIDLLRMAILRGVAVDPASGIEMLSRAEERIERRTQEVANDATLSEADRETYAKLFDEVSSDIAFVRTVLTESLDAVDAYDLDQFTTRHGWFGRLLKTYGTEKGRQQRKLMAAQGARAFLILFVMITVVVCAFVVGCILAFVAWFANFQGHLHWRMRHPKGPIYLYAETFALFLGSFLALIVVTELAMLGASEKTAGVIGVLRMLAQAGLALLCFYPFFRTKRPDLISRDIGWHTGKGLTSEIFAGIIGYFAGLPIIALGVAVMALLVSVVSAFSDGSGGSGPTHPIVESYTRSSIEIFIAYFFAVIWAPFVEETMFRGYFFTYLRNRHGFILSGLLTAFVFAAIHPQGWMFIPALGSIGYVMAMLREWRGSLIAPMVAHAMHNATLVTFGVLLFKTLM; encoded by the coding sequence ATGACTGACGAGCATCGTGACGACATTCCAGCACCTGATGCTCCCGATCGGGAGCATCTTCCTGCATTGAAAGATGAGCGCCCTGATGTGCGTGCCATGCATTTTCCGCGAAGCGGAGCCCACCGTCAGCCGGGCGTTCGATGGGCTGCTGCTGCAATCGCCTTCACCGCTGCGATCCTGATTCTGTTGCAGAACATCAACATCTTCCCCACTCCGCAGATAGAAGAAACTGAGCCCGAGTCGCTGATTGTTTCGCCACAGTTGACAGATCCTGTGCTGATCAGCAGCAAGCTGATGCTCGGCGCATTCGAGTTGCCCTTTCTTGATGCCGACACTAAGGAAACAATCAACAAGCTTGTCTTTGCTGAAGAGTCTCAGCAGGATTTGAGCGCGATTGATCTGTTGCGCATGGCCATCTTGCGCGGTGTGGCGGTTGACCCTGCGAGCGGTATCGAGATGCTCAGTCGGGCAGAGGAACGCATCGAGCGACGCACGCAGGAAGTAGCTAATGACGCAACGCTGAGCGAAGCGGATCGCGAGACGTATGCCAAACTCTTCGACGAAGTGTCCTCCGACATCGCGTTTGTGCGAACTGTGCTGACAGAATCGCTGGATGCGGTGGACGCGTACGACCTTGATCAGTTTACGACCCGTCACGGATGGTTTGGAAGATTGCTGAAAACCTATGGCACCGAGAAGGGGCGTCAGCAGCGCAAACTGATGGCGGCGCAGGGTGCGCGTGCGTTTCTTATCCTCTTTGTCATGATAACGGTTGTGGTATGCGCCTTCGTTGTTGGGTGCATTCTTGCGTTCGTTGCGTGGTTTGCGAACTTCCAGGGACATTTGCACTGGCGCATGCGCCATCCCAAGGGGCCTATCTATCTTTATGCGGAAACATTTGCACTGTTCCTGGGATCATTTCTTGCATTAATCGTGGTGACCGAGCTGGCGATGCTCGGCGCAAGCGAGAAAACTGCGGGCGTGATCGGCGTGCTTCGAATGCTGGCGCAGGCGGGGCTTGCGCTCTTGTGCTTCTATCCGTTCTTCCGCACCAAGCGCCCGGATCTGATCAGTCGCGACATCGGTTGGCATACCGGCAAGGGACTGACATCTGAGATCTTTGCTGGCATCATCGGATACTTTGCTGGGTTGCCGATTATCGCATTGGGTGTCGCTGTGATGGCTCTGCTGGTGAGTGTTGTCAGCGCGTTCTCTGACGGCTCTGGAGGCTCGGGTCCAACGCACCCAATTGTTGAGAGCTACACGCGATCAAGTATCGAGATCTTTATTGCCTACTTCTTTGCGGTGATCTGGGCGCCGTTTGTCGAGGAAACAATGTTCCGCGGATATTTCTTTACGTATCTGCGGAACAGGCACGGTTTTATCTTGTCAGGTCTGCTGACCGCGTTTGTGTTTGCAGCCATTCATCCGCAGGGATGGATGTTTATACCAGCGTTAGGATCGATTGGATATGTGATGGCGATGCTTCGCGAGTGGCGCGGCTCGCTTATCGCGCCGATGGTCGCGCACGCAATGCACAATGCCACACTCGTTACCTTTGGTGTGCTGCTGTTCAAGACGCTGATGTAG